The genomic interval GCCGAACCTGGTGCAGACGCTGGAGAACAATCCCGCCTTCGTCCATGGCGGGCCGTTCGCCAATATCGCGCACGGCTGCAACACCGTGCTGGCCACGCGCACGGCGCTCAAGCTGGCCGAATTCGTGGTGACGGAGGCCGGTTTCGGCGCCGATCTGGGGGCCGAGAAGTTCTTCGACATCAAGTGCCGCAAGGCCGGCCTCAAACCCGCCGCCGCCGTCATCGTCGCCACCATCCGGGCGCTGAAGATGCATGGCGGGGTGAAGAAGGAGGATCTCGGCCAGGAGAACGTGGACGCGGTGAAGAAGGGCCTCGCCAATCTCGGCCGGCATATCCGCAATGTCGGCCAGTTCGGCGTGCCGGCCGTCGTCGCCATCAACGCCTTCACCTCCGACACGGAGGCCGAGTTCAGGGCGGTGGAGGACTACTGCACGGAGCTGGGTGTCGAGGCGATCCCGTGCACGCACTGGGCCGACGGCGGCAAGGGCACCGAGGCGCTGGCGAAGAAGGTGGTGGAGCTGTCCGATTCCGGACGCTCGCAGTTCCGCCCGCTCTACGACGACGATCTGCCGCTGTGGGACAAGGTGCGTACGATCGCCCGCTCGATCTACGCCGCCGAGGACATCGTCGCCGACAAGGCGGTCCGTGACCAATTCAGGCAGCTTCAGGACCAGGGCTTCGGCCACTTCCCGATCTGCATGGCCAAGACGCAGTACTCGTTCTCGACCGATCCCAACCTCAAGGGCGCGCCGACCGGCCACGTGGTCGCGATCCGCGAGGTCCGGCTATCGGCCGGCGCCGAGTTCATCGTGGTGATCACCGGCGAGATCATGACCATGCCCGGCCTGCCGCGCGTCCCGGCGGCCAATTCGATCCGGCTCGATGAAGCCGGTAACGTCGTCGGACTGTTCTGATCGCGTTAGACGATTCGAAACCACACAGACTGGAAGACGGACCGGTCGGGACCTAGTTTCCCGCCCGGCCCCAATCCAACGGCAGGCGGATGACCCGGAGAGCCATGAACGACCAGGCGAGCCCCCCCAGAGACCGGACAATGCCCCGTGGTGGGCCCCATGGTGGGCCCCATGGCGGAAACGGCCCCGGCAAGCGCCGCCGCGGCTACGGCCCCAAGGGCCGCGAGCTTGACGCGACGGCGCAGGACCAGGTGCTGGCGCTGCTCGGCGACCGGCCGCGCCGCCGCGACCTGCTGATCGAGTATCTGCACCTGATCCAGGACGAATACGGCTGCCTCGCCGCCGGCCACCTGATGGCGCTTGCCGACGAGATGCGGCTGTCGCAGGCCGAGGTCTACGAGGTCGCGACCTTCTACGCCCATTTCGACGTGGTGAAGGAGGGCGAGGCGCCGCCCGCGCCGATGGCGATCCGGGTGTGCGATTCCCTGCCCTGCATGATGGCCGGCGCCGAGGCGCTGTGTTCAGCGCTGGCGGCGAACCACGACCCGGCCGCTGTCCGCGTCGTTCGTGCCCCCTGCATGGGCCGCTGCGACAACGCGCCGGTCTGCGAGGTCGGCCACCGCCACGTCGACCACGCCACGCCGGAATCCGTCGCCGATATCGTGACGTCCGCGGACCATCACCCGGTGATCCCGGACTACCAGGTCCTCGAGGGCTACCTGTCCGAAGGCGGCTACGGCGAACTCGAGCGCGTCCGCTCCGGCGCGCTGACCTTCGACGCCGTGTCGACGACGATCGCCGAATCCGGCCTGCGCGGTCTCGGCGGCGCCGGCTTTCCCTCGGCGAAGAAATGGGACTTCGTCCGCTCCGCCCCCGCGCCCCGGCTGATGTGCGTCAACGCCGACGAGGGCGAGCCCGGCACCATCAAGGACCGGTATTACCTCGAGATGCGGCCCCACCAGTTCCTCGAAGGCATGCTGATCGCCGCCCATGCGGTCGAAGTCGAGCACATCTATGTCTACCTGCGCGACGAATATCCTGCCGCCCGCGAGATCCTGCGTCGGGAGATTGCCGCGATCGAAGCCGCGGGAATTGCCGCGCCGGGCTATATCGAGCTGCGCCGCGGCGCCGGCGCCTATATCTGCGGCGAGGAATCGGCGCTGATCGAATCCATCGAGGGCAAGCGCGGCCTGCCGCGCCACCGCCCGCCCTATGTCGCGACCGTCGGCGCCTTCGGCCGGCCGACCCTCGTTCACAACATCGAGACGCTCTACTGGATGCCGCCGATCCTGAAGAACGGGGCTGAGTGGTTCGCCGCTCAGGGCAAGCCCGGCCACAAGGGGCCGCGCTCCTATTCCGTTTCCGGCCGGGTCAGGAGCCCCGGCGTCAAGGTCGCCCCCGCCGGCATCACCGTGCGCGCGCTGATCGAGGAGCACTGCGGCGGCATGGCGGACGGCCACACGTTCGCCGCCTACCTGCCCGGCGGTGCCTCCGGCGGCATCCTACCGGCCGCGATGGGCGACCTGCCGCTCGATTTCGGCGAGCTGGAGAAGTACGGCTGCTTCGTCGGCTCCCATGCCGTGGTGATCCTGTCGGACCAGGACGACGTGCGCGACGCCGCGCTCAACCTCCTGAAGTTCTTCGAGGACGAGAGCTGCGGCCAGTGCACGCCCTGCCGCGCCGGCTGCGAAAAGGCGGTCAAGCTGATGGAATCCGGCCGTTTCGACGATCCGTTGCTCGAGGAGCTGTGCCAGACGATGGCCGACGCCTCGATCTGCGGCCTCGGCCAGGCTGCCCCGAACCCGATCCGCTCCGTGCGCAAGTTCTTTGGCTGAGGACAACGCCATGACCGAACACGTCCGCTTCACCCTCGACGGCCGCGAGGTCGAGGCCGCGTCCGACGAGACGATCTGGCAGGTCGCCCAGCGGCTCGGCACCGACATTCCGCACCTGTGCTATGCGCCCGAGCCCGGCTACCGCGCCGACGGCAATTGCCGCGCCTGCATGGTCGAGATCGAGGGCGAGCGCACGCTAACCGCTTCCTGCGTGCGCAAGCCGGCCGCCGGCATGGTGGTGAAGACCGCGTCCGATCGCGCCGAGACGGCGCGCGCGATGGTGATGGAACTGCTGATCGCCGATCAGCCGGCAAAGGCCGACGCACACGATCCTTCGTCGAAGCTCTGGTCCTGGGCCGAGCGCATCGGCGTCACCGAGAGCCGGTTTCCGGCACATACGCCCGCCGAGGTGCCCGCGCCCGATCCCAGCCATCCGGCCATGCGGGTCAATCTCGACGCCTGCATCCACTGCAACCTGTGTGTCCGCGCCTGCCGAGAGGTGCAGGTCAACGACGTGATCGGCATGTCCGGCCGCGGCCACCACGCCAGGATCTCGTTCGATTTCGACGACCCGATGGGCGCCTCGACCTGTGTCGCCTGCGGCGAGTGCGTGCAGGCCTGCCCGACCGGCGCGCTGATGGAGGCGCGCCTGCTGGGCGAGGACGGCGTCCGCGTCGCATTCGAAGAGGAAACGATCCAGTCCGGCTGCCCGTTCTGCGGCGTCGGCTGCCAGATCGACTATCACGTCGCCGACGGCAAGATCCTATATGCCGACGGCGCGCCCGGCCCGGCGAACCAGAACCGACTTTGCGTCAAGGGCCGCTTCGGCTTCGACTATCAGTCCAGCCCCGAACGGCTCACCGTGCCGCTGATCCGCCGCGACGACGCGCCGAAGGACACGGATCTGCGGCTCGATCCCGCCAATCCCTACACCCATTTCCGCGAGGCGACCTGGGAAGAAGCCCTCGACCGCGCCGCCGCCGGCCTGAAGACGGTGATCGACCAAGACGGCCCCTCGGCGCTGGCCGGCTTCGGCTCGGCCAAGTGCTCGAACGAGGAAGCCTATCTGTTCCAGAAGCTGGTGCGCGTCGGCTTCGGCACCAACAATGTCGACCACTGCACCAGGCTGTGCCACGCCTCGTCCGTCGCCGCGCTCATGGAGGCGATCGGCACCGGCGCGGTGACGGCGCCGTTCAACGCGGCCGCCGACGCCGAGGTCATCATCGTCATCGGCGCCAACCCGACCGAGAACCACCCGGTCGCGGCGACCTTCATCAAGAACGCGGCGAAAGCCGGCAAGCGGCTCTACGTCATGGATCCGCGCCGGCAGATGCTGTCGCGCCACGCCACCCGCCACCTGCAGTTCAAGCCGGGCGCCGACGTCGCCCTGCTCAACGCGATGATCCACACGATCATCGAGGAAAACCTGTACGACCGGCAGTATGTCGCCGCCCGCACCCACGGCTTCGAGGAGCTGGTCCGCAATGTTCGCCAGTTCCCGCCGGAGAAGATGGAAGAGGTCTGCGGCATTCCCGCCGAGGTGATCCGCGAGGTCGCGCGCGACTACGCCCGCTCCGAAGCCTCGATCATCTTCTGGGGCATGGGCGTGTCGCAGCACGTGCACGGCACCGACAACGCCCGCTGCCTGATCCAGCTCGCGCTGATCACCGGCCAGGTCGGCCGCCCGGGCACCGGCCTGCATCCCCTGCGCGGCCAGAACAACGTGCAGGGCGCTTCCGACGCGGGGCTGATCCCGATGGTCTACCCCGACTATCAGTCGGTCGCGAAGGCGGAGATCCGCAACCTGTTCGAGGATTTCTGGGGCACGGACCTCGATCCGGAACCCGGCCTCACCGTCGTCGAGATCATGGACGCGATCCACGCCGACGAGATCAAGGCGATGTACGTTCTGGGCGAGAACCCGGCGATGTCGGACCCCGACCAGAACCATGCCCGCGCCGCGCTGGCCAAGCTGGACCATCTCGTCGTCCAGGACATCTTCCTGACCGAGACCGCCTATTACGCCGACGTGATCCTGCCGGCGACGAGCTACTACGAGAAGTGGGGCACCTTCACCAACACCAACCGGCAGGTTCAGATCGGCGAGCCGGTCGTCGCTCCGCCCGGCCAGGCGCGGCCGGACTGGCACACCGTTCAGGAGATCGCCCGCCGGCTCGGCCTCGACTGGGCCTACGAGGGCCCGGCGCAGGTCTTCGCCGAGATGAGCCAGGTGATGCCGTCGCTGAACAACATCACCTGGGACCGGCTGGTGCGCGAGCGCTGCGTCACCTATCCGTGCGACAGCGAGGATGGCCCGGGCAGCGAGATCCTGTTCGCCGAATCCTTCCCCACAGAGGACGGCCGGGCCAAGATCGTCCCGACAAACATCGTCCCGCCCGACGAGCTGCCGGACGCCGACTATCCGATGGTGCTCACCACCGGCCGCCTGCTGGAGCACTGGCACACCGGCGCTATGACCCGCCGCGCCTCCGTCCTCGAAGCGATCGAGCCGGAGCCGACCGTTGCCATGAACCCGCGCCAGCTGCGCGACATGGGGCTAGAGGCCGGCGACACGGTCAGGGTCTCCACCCGCCGCGGCGAGATCGAGCTGAAGGCGCGCCGCGACCGAAACGTGCCGCAGGGCATGCTGTTCATCCCCTTCTGCTTCGAGGACGCGGCGGCCAACAAGCTGACCAACCCGCAGCTCGATCCCTTTGGCAAGATCCCCGAGTTCAAGTTCTGCGCCGCCCGCGTGGAACGCGTCGGGGAAACGGCGGAAGCGGCGCAGTAGAGGGGACGGGATTGCCGGGTCAGGCCCAGGCATGACAATAGGGAGCCACGCGGCAACCGCCCATTGGGCCCTGGATCAAGTCCAGGGCACGCCTCTGTTCATGGGGCACGGCCTGAGCGACAAACACAAGCCGCGTGTCCCGGACCCGATCCGGGACCCATTCGGCGTAACCGCGCGGGATTGCCCTGGAGGCGGAAAGCGGCGCCCGCGAACGCTCGTCCGCGTCACCCCGCTCGTCATTGTCGGGCTTGTCCCGGCAATCCATGAACACCGACGCCTGCGTTCCGTTACCAGCGACGATGGCCATGGATGCCCGGAACACGTCCGGGCATGACAGCGGGGAGCCCATGGCAACCACCCACTGGGCCCCGGATCAAGTCCAGGGCGCGCCTCTGGTCATGGGGCACGGCCGAAGCGACAAACACAAGCCGCGTGTCCCGGACCTGATCCGGGACCCATTCGGCCCCTCCACGTGGAATTGCCCTAGAGGCGGAAAGCAGCGCCCGCGAATACTCGTCCGCATCACTCCGCTCGTCATTGTCGGGCCTGAACCGGCAATCTCCGGCGTATGGCACGAGATGCCCGGGTCACGCCCGGGCATGACCAGTGTTTGGAAAGGGCACGGCCCATCAATCCGACACGAACGTATCGATGAGGTGCGTCCAGCGTTCGCAGGCGGCCTTGCGGCCGAAATCGCGCTCGGCGAGCGCCGCGATGCGGGGCTTGAGGCCCTGGTCCG from Microbaculum marinisediminis carries:
- the fdhF gene encoding formate dehydrogenase subunit alpha; the encoded protein is MTEHVRFTLDGREVEAASDETIWQVAQRLGTDIPHLCYAPEPGYRADGNCRACMVEIEGERTLTASCVRKPAAGMVVKTASDRAETARAMVMELLIADQPAKADAHDPSSKLWSWAERIGVTESRFPAHTPAEVPAPDPSHPAMRVNLDACIHCNLCVRACREVQVNDVIGMSGRGHHARISFDFDDPMGASTCVACGECVQACPTGALMEARLLGEDGVRVAFEEETIQSGCPFCGVGCQIDYHVADGKILYADGAPGPANQNRLCVKGRFGFDYQSSPERLTVPLIRRDDAPKDTDLRLDPANPYTHFREATWEEALDRAAAGLKTVIDQDGPSALAGFGSAKCSNEEAYLFQKLVRVGFGTNNVDHCTRLCHASSVAALMEAIGTGAVTAPFNAAADAEVIIVIGANPTENHPVAATFIKNAAKAGKRLYVMDPRRQMLSRHATRHLQFKPGADVALLNAMIHTIIEENLYDRQYVAARTHGFEELVRNVRQFPPEKMEEVCGIPAEVIREVARDYARSEASIIFWGMGVSQHVHGTDNARCLIQLALITGQVGRPGTGLHPLRGQNNVQGASDAGLIPMVYPDYQSVAKAEIRNLFEDFWGTDLDPEPGLTVVEIMDAIHADEIKAMYVLGENPAMSDPDQNHARAALAKLDHLVVQDIFLTETAYYADVILPATSYYEKWGTFTNTNRQVQIGEPVVAPPGQARPDWHTVQEIARRLGLDWAYEGPAQVFAEMSQVMPSLNNITWDRLVRERCVTYPCDSEDGPGSEILFAESFPTEDGRAKIVPTNIVPPDELPDADYPMVLTTGRLLEHWHTGAMTRRASVLEAIEPEPTVAMNPRQLRDMGLEAGDTVRVSTRRGEIELKARRDRNVPQGMLFIPFCFEDAAANKLTNPQLDPFGKIPEFKFCAARVERVGETAEAAQ
- a CDS encoding NAD(P)H-dependent oxidoreductase subunit E — encoded protein: MPRGGPHGGPHGGNGPGKRRRGYGPKGRELDATAQDQVLALLGDRPRRRDLLIEYLHLIQDEYGCLAAGHLMALADEMRLSQAEVYEVATFYAHFDVVKEGEAPPAPMAIRVCDSLPCMMAGAEALCSALAANHDPAAVRVVRAPCMGRCDNAPVCEVGHRHVDHATPESVADIVTSADHHPVIPDYQVLEGYLSEGGYGELERVRSGALTFDAVSTTIAESGLRGLGGAGFPSAKKWDFVRSAPAPRLMCVNADEGEPGTIKDRYYLEMRPHQFLEGMLIAAHAVEVEHIYVYLRDEYPAAREILRREIAAIEAAGIAAPGYIELRRGAGAYICGEESALIESIEGKRGLPRHRPPYVATVGAFGRPTLVHNIETLYWMPPILKNGAEWFAAQGKPGHKGPRSYSVSGRVRSPGVKVAPAGITVRALIEEHCGGMADGHTFAAYLPGGASGGILPAAMGDLPLDFGELEKYGCFVGSHAVVILSDQDDVRDAALNLLKFFEDESCGQCTPCRAGCEKAVKLMESGRFDDPLLEELCQTMADASICGLGQAAPNPIRSVRKFFG
- a CDS encoding formate--tetrahydrofolate ligase; the protein is MKSDIEIARAASMKPIMDIAGTLGVPTDAVLQYGPYKAKISLDYISSLADRPDGNLILVTAMTPTPAGEGKTTTTVGLGDGLNRIGKNAIMCLREPSLGPCFGMKGGAAGGGHAQVVPMEDINLHFTGDFHAITSANNLLAALVDNHIYWGNGCAIDVRRVAWRRVIDMNDRALREIVCSLGGVANGFPREAGFDITVASEVMAILCLAMDLEDLERRLGNIVVGYTRDKTPVTAKEIEAAGAMTVLLKDALMPNLVQTLENNPAFVHGGPFANIAHGCNTVLATRTALKLAEFVVTEAGFGADLGAEKFFDIKCRKAGLKPAAAVIVATIRALKMHGGVKKEDLGQENVDAVKKGLANLGRHIRNVGQFGVPAVVAINAFTSDTEAEFRAVEDYCTELGVEAIPCTHWADGGKGTEALAKKVVELSDSGRSQFRPLYDDDLPLWDKVRTIARSIYAAEDIVADKAVRDQFRQLQDQGFGHFPICMAKTQYSFSTDPNLKGAPTGHVVAIREVRLSAGAEFIVVITGEIMTMPGLPRVPAANSIRLDEAGNVVGLF